One region of Bubalus bubalis isolate 160015118507 breed Murrah chromosome 15, NDDB_SH_1, whole genome shotgun sequence genomic DNA includes:
- the LOC123464930 gene encoding sulfated surface glycoprotein 185-like, which produces MAFILQVSSLSPGLACSPPRPPSPPPPPAAPPAPGAAPLLPPAPVLTRRPRPSPPLPPFHFRGAAELEPVGSVSGSSASPHSLIARQPPSAAPPTKFYLPHRPPRGLQGRSRVGRR; this is translated from the exons ATGGCTTTCATTTTGCAGGTGAG TTCTCTATCTCCGGGACTTGCTTGCTCGCCCCCGCGCCCGCCCTCTCCTCCCCCGCCTCCGGCTGCACCACCTGCTCCCGGCGCCGCCCCCCTCCTCCCGCCCGCGCCAGTTCTCACGCGCCGCCCGCGCCCCTCCCCGCCGCTCCCTCCCTTTCACTTCCGCGGAGCTGCCGAGTTGGAGCCGGTAGGCTCGGTGTCCGGCTCCTCCGCCAGTCCGCACTCCCTGATCGCCCGCCAGCCGCCCAGCGCCGCGCCCCCCACGAAGTTCTACCTCCCGCACCGCCCCCCGCGAGGACTCCAGGGGCGGTCCCGGGTCGGCCGCCGCTGA